A window from Primulina huaijiensis isolate GDHJ02 chromosome 11, ASM1229523v2, whole genome shotgun sequence encodes these proteins:
- the LOC140987863 gene encoding xyloglucan endotransglucosylase/hydrolase protein 24-like: MAISNLTMLLILSIFIASFFTASADFYRDAEISWGQGRGKILEGGRVLTLSLDQDSGSGFQSRNEYLLGRFDIQLKLVPGNSAGTVTTFFLSSQGAGHDEIDFEFLGNSSGEPYTIHTNVYAQGKGDKEQQFRLWFDPTVAFHTYSIVWNSQRIIFLVDNIPLRVFNNNEAIGTPYPKNQAMRVYCSLWNADDWATQGGQVKTDWTKAPFVATYRDFNIVSSKPGDSLNNN; the protein is encoded by the exons ATGGCAATCTCAAATTTAACCATGCTTCTTATACTTTCCATCTTCATTGCTTCTTTCTTCACGGCTTCGGCTGATTTCTACCGGGATGCTGAGATCTCATGGGGCCAAGGCCGTGGCAAGATTCTTGAAGGTGGGCGTGTCTTAACTTTATCTCTGGACCAGGATTCAGGCTCCGGCTTCCAGTCCAGGAATGAGTATTTGTTGGGACGGTTTGATATACAACTCAAGCTTGTTCCTGGAAATTCTGCCGGAACCGTCACAACATTCTTT TTATCATCTCAGGGTGCGGGACACGACGAaattgatttcgagttcttgggAAATTCTTCTGGAGAGCCATACACGATTCACACAAATGTTTATGCACAAGGGAAAGGAGACAAAGAACAGCAGTTCCGCCTCTGGTTCGATCCAACGGTGGCATTCCACACGTACTCTATCGTTTGGAATTCCCAACGCATAAT ATTCTTGGTGGACAATATTCCTCTCAGAGTATTCAACAATAACGAAGCAATCGGGACTCCATACCCGAAAAACCAAGCCATGAGAGTATACTGCAGCTTATGGAATGCAGACGACTGGGCAACACAAGGTGGCCAAGTCAAGACGGATTGGACTAAAGCTCCTTTTGTGGCAACTTACCGGGATTTCAACATTGTTTCTTCAAAGCCTGGGGATTCTTTGAATAATAACTAG
- the LOC140988599 gene encoding probable galacturonosyltransferase 15 isoform X2 — MASNKQDIKAFAFKTKAVIEKMEHMVKTAKWQESFYWHLAAHGVPNSMHCLSLKLTEEYAINAVARSRLPLPQYVYRLADASFQHVVLLTDNVLAASVVISSTIKTSVNPKNLVFHVITDKKTYTSMHAWFALNTIDSAVIEVKGLHQYEWSHEVNVGIKEVFEIHHQIVKYNLINLKEGFDDKEDCDHKLGVLSPSGVSLLNHLRIYLPELFPDLDKVVLLDDDIVAQHDLSSLWDLDLNDKVVGAVVDSWCGRDCCPGRKYKDYFNFTDPIILSNMDPDNCGWQYGMAIFDLKKWRKTNITAVYHQWLKLNLNSGFTLWHPGALPPALIAFKNHVHHIDSSWQLAGLGYRFPQVDKQMSEAAAVIHFSGPAKPWLEIASPEVRDLWTRHVNFSNECIRRCGIAG, encoded by the exons ATGGCGTCCAATAAACAAGATATTAAAGCATTCGCTTTCAAGACGAAGGCCGTG ATTGAGAAGATGGAACACATGGTTAAAACAGCAAAATGGCAGGAGTCTTTTTACTGGCATTTAGCTGCTCATGGAGTTCCCAACAGCATGCACTGCCTTTCTCTTAAGTTGACAGAAGAGTATGCGATAAATGCAGTGGCTCGTTCTCGTTTACCTTTGCCTCAATATGTTTACCGCCTCGCCGATGCTTCATTCCAACATGTTGTTCTTCTAACTGACAATGTCCTGGCTGCATCTGTTGTAATCTCCTCTACCATTAAAACTTCCGTCAATCCCAAAAACTTGGTATTTCATGTGATTACCGATAAGAAAACATACACTTCAATGCATGCATGGTTTGCATTGAACACAATAGATTCTGCTGTCATTGAAGTCAAGGGCTTGCATCAATACGAGTGGTCTCATGAAGTAAATGTCGGGATTAAGGAGGTGTTCGAAATTCATCACCAGATCGTGAAGTACAATTTGATAAATCTAAAGGAAGGCTTTGATGACAAAGAAGATTGTGATCACAAACTAGGTGTCCTAAGCCCCAGCGGCGTTTCACTTTTGAATCACCTCCGCATTTATCTCCCTGAG CTGTTCCCAGATCTCGACAAGGTTGTGCTATTGGATGATGATATTGTTGCACAACATGACTTATCATCTCTATGGGACTTGGACCTCAATGACAAGGTTGTAGGTGCAGTTGTAGATTCATGGTGCGGACGTGACTGCTGTCCAGGAAGAAAATACAAGGATTACTTCAATTTTACAGATCCTATCATACTATCTAACATGGATCCAGATAATTGTGGATGGCAATACGGGATGGCTATCTTTGACCTCAAAAAATGGAGGAAGACTAACATCACTGCAGTGTATCACCAATGGCTCAAACTT AACCTAAATTCTGGTTTTACACTATGGCATCCTGGAGCACTTCCTCCCGCCTTGATTGCATTCAAAAACCATGTGCATCACATTGATTCTTCATGGCAACTGGCTGGTCTGGGTTATCGCTTCCCCCAAGTTGATAAACAGATGTCAGAAGCGGCAGCAGTTATACACTTTAGCGGGCCTGCAAAGCCATGGCTCGAAATTGCGTCCCCTGAGGTAAGAGACCTTTGGACCAGGCATGTAAATTTTTCAAACGAATGTATAAGAAGATGTGGAATAGCAGGCTAA
- the LOC140987622 gene encoding xyloglucan endotransglucosylase protein 1-like, whose amino-acid sequence MLKLLAAVAFLFGLAAAGNFSDEITITWGNGNGNGKVLNGGQVVSLSLDKSTGSGFESNDQYLFGRFDMEMKLVPNNSAGTVTTFYMSSQGNAHDEIDLEFLGNASGQPYTLHTNIFAKGIGGREQQFRLWFDPTVAFHTYTILWNSQRIIILVDNIPIRVFNNYESQGVPFPNSQPMKVYASLWNADDWATQGGQVKTDWSLAPFTAYYMNYNANACVVTASGNSCANSTVGNQAWKTQGLDANGRNNIRGVQDKYMIYNYCTDAKRFPNGFPKECQLPMF is encoded by the exons atgcttAAGCTTTTAGCGGCTGTGGCCTTCCTATTTGGCTTGGCAGCCGCAGGTAATTTCAGCGACGAGATCACCATAACTTGGGGAAATGGAAATGGAAATGGTAAGGTACTCAACGGGGGACAGGTTGTGTCCTTGTCCCTTGATAAGTCAACCGGCTCGGGTTTTGAATCCAACGACCAGTACTTATTTGGAAGATTTGATATGGAAATGAAGCTAGTGCCCAACAATTCAGCTGGCACTGTCACTACGTTTTAT ATGTCGTCTCAAGGAAATGCACATGATGAAATTGATCTGGAGTTCTTGGGGAATGCCAGTGGACAACCTTATACTTTGCATACAAATATATTCGCGAAAGGCATCGGCGGCCGGGAGCAACAATTCCGTCTTTGGTTCGACCCAACTGTGGCATTCCATACTTACACCATTCTTTGGAACTCACAACGCATCAT TATCTTGGTGGATAACATTCCGATTAGGGTTTTCAACAACTACGAATCACAAGGCGTTCCATTCCCCAACAGCCAACCCATGAAAGTGTACGCGAGTCTGTGGAACGCCGATGACTGGGCCACACAAGGCGGGCAGGTGAAAACCGATTGGTCCCTGGCTCCTTTTACTGCATACTACATGAATTACAACGCCAATGCCTGCGTTGTTACCGCGTCCGGCAATTCGTGCGCAAATTCCACCGTAGGTAATCAGGCATGGAAGACGCAGGGATTAGATGCCAATGGCAGAAACAATATCCGTGGGGTGCAGGATAAATATATGATCTACAATTACTGCACCGACGCCAAGAGGTTTCCCAATGGTTTTCCGAAGGAATGCCAACTCCCAATGTTTTAA
- the LOC140987620 gene encoding taxadiene 5-alpha hydroxylase, which translates to MSSSMNFLISPLFLVIFPIILSIFLIRYNWTKNKSKKKLPPGQMGLPWIGETLDFYKAQRKNQLYEDFVEHRIRKYGKTFKTRLMGCPTVVVNGAEANKFFLSNEFKLVVSSWPASSVQLMGTNSIMEKQGEKHHFLHGIVAKSLSSSGLESLVPKICSMVQIHFEKYWDGGEKTISLYNLTKVLTFSIVLNCFLGIEVKPGMLEIFERVLEGVFAAPINVPGSKFSRAKKARKDIEKMLVDVIRKKRFEMEMEMEGGRGAAEEEGSLLSGLVAALIHGGISESEVLDNIVLLVFAAHDTTSFAIAMTFRMLALHPTCYSYLLKEHHEILSSKNGDETLTFEDTKKMTYTWQVARESMRIFPPIFGSFRKAIDDIEYEGFTIPRGWKVLWTTYGTHHNAKYFKDPLSFNPSRFEEPIQPYAFVPFGGGPRLCAGYQLAKLNILIFVHYVVTRYDWSLVNPDEPIAIDPLPFPSQGMPVKISPKLP; encoded by the exons ATGTCTTCATCAATGAATTTTCTTATTTCTCCATTGTTTTTAGTCATTTTCCCCATCATTTTATCCATATTCTTGATACGATATAACTGGACCAAGAACAAAAGCAAGAAGAAACTTCCTCCAGGCCAAATGGGATTGCCCTGGATTGGTGAAACCTTAGATTTCTACAAAGCACAAAGGAAGAACCAACTGTATGAAGATTTTGTTGAACATCGGATCCGAAAATATGGGAAAACATTCAAAACAAGGCTTATGGGATGCCCCACAGTCGTGGTGAATGGAGCAGAAGCCAATAAGTTTTTTCTGTCAAATGAGTTCAAGTTAGTCGTAAGCTCCTGGCCTGCATCATCAGTGCAGCTAATGGGAACGAATTCGATCATGGAAAAGCAAGGGGAAAAACATCATTTTCTGCATGGGATTGTGGCCAAAAGCCTAAGTTCTTCTGGTCTGGAATCTCTCGTGCCAAAAATATGTAGCATGGTTCAAATTCACTTTGAAAAATACTGGGATGGTGGCGAAAAAACCATCAGTCTTTACAATTTAACAAaagttttgacattttcaaTTGTGTTGAATTGTTTTCTTGGAATCGAGGTGAAACCAGGGATGTTGGAGATTTTCGAAAGGGTATTAGAAGGGGTGTTTGCTGCACCAATTAATGTTCCAGGATCGAAGTTCTCGAGGGCTAAGAAAGCACGCAAGGATATAGAGAAGATGTTGGTTGACGTTATTCGGAAGAAGAGATTTGAAATGGAAATGGAAATGGAGGGAGGGAGAGGGGCAGCAGAGGAAGAAGGGAGTCTACTTTCTGGATTAGTAGCAGCACTTATTCATGGTGGTATAAGTGAATCAGAGGTGTTGGATAATATAGTTTTGCTTGTATTTGCAGCACATGACACCACGTCGTTTGCCATTGCCATGACATTTAGGATGTTGGCTCTACATCCAACTTGCTATTCTTACCTTCTTAAAG AACATCATGAGATTTTGAGCAGCAAAAATGGGGATGAAACATTAACATTTGAAGATACGAAGAAAATGACATATACCTGGCAAGTAGCAAGGGAGAGTATGAGGATTTTCCCTCCCATTTTCGGATCTTTCAGAAAGGCAATTGATGATATTGAATATGAAGGCTTCACAATTCCAAGAGGATGGAAG GTGCTATGGACTACATATGGAACACATCACAATGCAAAGTATTTCAAAGATCCTTTGAGTTTTAATCCAAGTAGATTTGAAGAGCCAATTCAACCATATGCTTTTGTACCATTTGGAGGAGGACCTAGACTGTGTGCAGGATACCAGTTGGCAAAGCTAAATATCCTCATATTTGTCCACTATGTAGTAACACGCTATGACTGGTCTTTGGTAAATCCTGATGAGCCAATTGCTATTGATCCACTTCCATTCCCTTCTCAAGGAATGCCCGTTAAGATTTCTCCCAAATTGCCATGA
- the LOC140989055 gene encoding protodermal factor 1-like, whose translation MESSKSKHAMLLLWAALLSQHLLIPVMSAANFEDQKNYYPPSGSYTPPSQGSGGGHATPTPSHGGGSGSYGGSPPTNCVTPPSGGHGHHRTSPSTPSGGGGYYHSPPTSTPSPTTPTTPTPTTPTPGSGTSPTTPIVNPPIVTTPGTPSTPGVTTPSPPFSFGPASPPFTCIFWRNHPTFVWGLIGWLGTVGGPVNGGTIGGTLGVPTVPGFSPNMNVLQALSNTRTDGYGELYREGTAAFLNSMAHARFPYSTTQVRDSFIAALSSNKAASAQAQLFKLANEGRT comes from the exons ATGGAGAGTTCGAAAAGTAAGCATGCAATGCTGCTTCTGTGGGCTGCGTTACTTTCCCAACACTTGCTCATTCCTGTCATGTCTGCAGCAAACTTTGAAGATCAGAAAAACTACTATCCTCCATCTG GTTCATACACCCCTCCATCACAGGGTTCAGGAGGTGGCCATGCAACTCCAACACCTTCTCATGGAGGTGGCAGCGGCAGCTATGGAGGTTCTCCACCAACCAACTGCGTTACCCCACCAAGCGGCGGACATGGACATCACCGAACTAGTCCTTCTACTCCAAGTGGAGGCGGCGGATACTACCACTCCCCTCCAACCTCAACCCCGTCCCCAACGACACCAACTACTCCGACACCAACTACTCCGACACCAGGTAGCGGAACTTCGCCAACCACCCCAATCGTCAACCCTCCAATTGTCACCACCCCAGGGACTCCAAGCACTCCCGGTGTCACAACTCCATCACCTCCATTTTCCTTTGGTCCAGCCTCTCCGCCTTTTACTTGCAT TTTCTGGAGGAATCACCCGACATTTGTATGGGGATTAATTGGCTGGCTTGGAACAGTTGGCGGACCAGTTAATGGCGGAACAATTGGTGGCACATTAGGTGTGCCTACTGTACCTGGATTTAGTCCTAACATGAATGTGCTTCAGGCTCTTTCAAACACACGTACCGATGGCTATGGAGAACTTTACAGGGAAGGGACTGCAGCTTTCCTCAACTCCATGGCGCACGCGAGGTTCCCTTACTCAACCACACAAGTCAGGGATAGTTTTATCGCGGCTCTTAGCTCAAACAAGGCAGCATCAGCTCAGGCACAGCTCTTCAAGCTGGCTAATGAGGGTAGAACCTAG
- the LOC140988486 gene encoding beta-D-glucosyl crocetin beta-1,6-glucosyltransferase-like yields the protein MGSLMNGNKTLRVLMFPWLAHGHISPYLELAKRLAARNFIVYLCSSPANLSSIKNKIGQKLASKIQLVELHLPVLPGLPVSHHTTNGLPPHLMPTLKKALEMSAPKFSRILRAIRPDLLIYDFLQPWAPLAAAAIKIPAVEFITSSAIMTAFMFHFFKTPDVDFPFPAIFYRDYEVVHRTKLLESSEDEKVKEIAFQGIERSNGIVLVKGFEEFEGRYIDYLSKLLGKKVVPVGSLVPDPSLETDESSEVLDWLDLKGEKSTIFVSFGSEYFLKKEDMNELAHGLELSKMNFIWVVRFPKGQKIDLEESLPKGFLERVRGRGLVVEGWAPQTKILGHMNIGGFVSHCGCSSIIEAMHFGVPIIAMPMHLDQPINARLIEELGIGSEVMRDKSGRLDRATVAEVIQKVVVDRAGDPIRKKAGDLSQKMRKKEDAEVDDVVHEFVKLCSKGKRMFH from the coding sequence ATGGGGTCTCTAATGAATGGCAATAAAACTCTTCGTGTCCTTATGTTTCCATGGCTTGCTCATGGACACATCTCTCCATACCTCGAGTTAGCCAAAAGGCTCGCTGCTAGAAACTTCATCGTCTACCTATGTTCTTCTCCTGCTAATCTGAGTTCCATAAAGAACAAGATTGGCCAAAAACTTGCTTCCAAGATTCAACTAGTTGAATTACATTTACCGGTTTTACCCGGTCTTCCTGTAAGTCACCACACCACAAATGGCCTCCCACCCCATCTTATGCCAACCCTCAAAAAAGCCTTGGAGATGTCTGCCCCGAAGTTTTCGCGTATTCTCAGAGCCATCAGGCCTGATTTGCTGATATACGATTTTCTTCAGCCATGGGCTCCGTTAGCTGCTGCAGCAATTAAAATACCTGCTGTTGAATTTATAACCAGCAGTGCTATTATGACTGCCTTCATGTTTCATTTTTTCAAGACACCGGATGTTGATTTTCCATTCCCTGCTATATTTTATCGTGACTACGAGGTAGTTCATCGCACAAAATTGTTGGAGTCATCGGAAGACGAGAAAGTGAAAGAGATAGCCTTTCAAGGGATTGAGAGGTCTAATGGGATTGTTCTGGTGAAGGGTTTTGAAGAATTTGAAGGAAGATACATTGACTATCTTTCTAAGTTGCTAGGCAAGAAAGTTGTTCCCGTTGGCTCTTTGGTTCCAGACCCTAGTCTTGAGACAGATGAATCATCAGAAGTCTTAGATTGGCTGGACCTAAAAGGTGAGAAATCCactatttttgtttcttttggcAGTgaatatttcttgaaaaaagAAGATATGAATGAACTTGCTCACGGTTTGGAGCTGAGCAAAATGAACTTTATATGGGTTGTGAGGTTCCCAAAAGGTCAGAAAATTGATCTTGAAGAATCCCTACCAAAAGGGTTTCTGGAGAGGGTTAGAGGTAGGGGTTTAGTAGTTGAGGGATGGGCTCCGCAGACCAAAATCTTGGGACATATGAATATTGGTGGATTTGTTAGCCACTGTGGATGCAGTTCCATAATAGAAGCCATGCATTTTGGTGTTCCAATCATAGCCATGCCGATGCACCTTGATCAACCGATCAATGCAAGGCTGATCGAAGAACTGGGCATTGGATCTGAAGTTATGAGAGATAAGTCTGGGAGGCTAGACCGGGCGACAGTGGCAGAGGTGATACAAAAAGTTGTGGTGGATAGGGCCGGAGACCCTATTCGGAAAAAGGCGGGAGACTTGAGCCAGAAGATGAGAAAGAAAGAGGACGCGGAAGTTGATGATGTTGTTCATGAATTTGTGAAACTTTGTTCCAAGGGCAAACGTATGTTTCATTGA
- the LOC140987621 gene encoding phosphatidylglycerophosphate phosphatase 1, chloroplastic/mitochondrial, giving the protein MHSISIGSWQACYYYPLPKNPPFHSKVTLDSKPRKIQCKNCSFLTLTATNSCSKEQEKKRNHFNSENTNCSNLEKHKPFQDFYSSFEIQEPQFEEGEEEIGSVIDWDIPSIMWWVDFKAALGQRINLEGITCSVGILSKYRHLVMPHVSVPDIRYINWAELKNSGFKGVVFDKDNTITVPYSLSLWAPLASSIEQCKLVFGDNIAVFSNSAGLCEYDPDGRKASALEDAIGIKVIRHGGKKPGGNAEEIENNFGCESSRLIMVGDRPFTDIVFGNRHGLFTILTEPLSHTEEPLIVRQVRLLEVAIVKRWSEKGLKPITHGLLTDPMKCVNNEPL; this is encoded by the exons ATGCATTCCATTTCGATTGGTTCATGGCAGGCATGCTACTATTATCCTCTCCCTAAAAATCCCCCATTTCACAGCAAGGTAACACTTGATTCAAAACCTAGGAAAATACAGTGCAAAAACTGCAGCTTTCTCACACTCACCGCCACAAACAGCTGCAGCAAGGAGCAAGAGAAGAAGCGCAATCATTTTAACTCGGAGAACACGAATTGCTCGAATCTAGAAAAGCACAAGCCTTTTCAAGATTTTTACTCTTCGTTTGAAATCCAGGAACCTCAATTTGAAGAAGGTGAAGAAGAGATAGGGTCCGTGATAGATTGGGACATTCCATCGATCATGTGGTGGGTGGATTTTAAAGCTGCATTGGGGCAGAGGATTAATTTGGAAGGGATCACGTGTTCCGTGGGGATTTTATCCAAATACAGGCACTTGGTGATGCCGCATGTTAGTGTGCCTGATATAAGGTATATCAATTGGGCTGAGCTGAAAAATAGTGGGTTTAAAGGCGTGGTCTTTGATAAGGACAACACTATCACTGTTCCTTACTCTTTAAGCTTGTGGGCGCCACTTGCATCATCCATAGAACAGTGTAAATTGGTGTTCGGGGATAATATTGCAGTGTTCAGTAACTCTGCGG GATTGTGTGAGTATGATCCTGATGGTAGAAAAGCTAGTGCCCTCGAGGATGCTATAGGAATCAAAGTAATAAGGCACG GGGGGAAGAAGCCAGGTGGAAACGCTGAAGAAATTGAAAATAACTTTGGTTGTGAATCATCAAGACTTATCATG GTGGGTGACCGGCCCTTCACTGATATTGTCTTTGGAAACCGACATGGTCTCTTCACGATACTAACTGAACCATTGAGTCATACGGAGGAACCTTTGATTGTGAGGCAG GTGAGGCTGCTTGAAGTGGCTATTGTTAAGAGATGGTCTGAGAAAGGCTTGAAGCCAATCACTCATGGGCTTCTTACCGATCCAATGAAGTGTGTAAATAATGAACCACTTTGA
- the LOC140987861 gene encoding peroxisomal and mitochondrial division factor 2-like yields MADEMMMNGEIYDDPELEITGDDASETSGLNQKVDDLKQENDEIARKNREYKQRIEELKDSVNVLRDGNVELKNKVDEAESENKALGAVAARAAELEAEVARLQHDLVSTMSDLQDSTLELSDLKRGLMGMKDGEKEKDVKLETLQKERNLLVSKVENLEGVESSIRDELERKGKYILDLRKKVDDLESAVGRMKTLETLKNDLEKTVEKMKVEIADLESRVDEKEEVINEFIMRERAVLDDVYGVINGNAAIGVGRKGVIGNLKQKDWVVMAGSTFAAVTVMGVACYMQHAARKQ; encoded by the coding sequence ATGGCAGACGAGATGATGATGAATGGGGAAATTTACGATGATCCGGAATTGGAAATTACTGGGGATGATGCGTCGGAAACTTCAGGACTCAATCAGAAGGTCGATGACCTTAAGCAAGAAAACGATGAAATTGCACGGAAAAACAGGGAATATAAGCAGAGGATTGAAGAGTTGAAGGACTCTGTCAATGTGTTAAGAGATGGCAATGTGGAGCTAAAAAATAAGGTTGATGAAGCAGAGTCAGAAAATAAGGCTTTAGGAGCAGTGGCAGCTAGAGCTGCAGAGCTGGAAGCTGAGGTTGCAAGGCTGCAGCATGATTTGGTTTCTACCATGAGCGATTTGCAGGATTCCACTCTCGAGTTATCGGATTTGAAGAGGGGTTTGATGGGGATGAAAGATGGGGAGAAGGAAAAGGATGTTAAGTTGGAGACCTTGCAGAAAGAGAGGAACTTGCTGGTGTCCAAAGTTGAGAATTTGGAAGGAGTGGAAAGCAGTATTAGGGATGAGTTGGAGAGAAAAGGAAAGTATATCTTGGATTTGAGGAAGAAAGTCGACGACTTGGAGTCGGCTGTGGGAAGAATGAAGACTTTGGAGACGTTGAAGAATGATCTGGAGAAGACAGTTGAGAAAATGAAGGTGGAAATAGCTGATCTAGAGAGTAGAGTGGATGAAAAAGAAGAGGTGATTAACGAGTTCATAATGAGGGAAAGAGCAGTTCTGGATGATGTTTATGGTGTTATTAATGGAAACGCTGCAATTGGGGTTGGAAGGAAGGGAGTAATTGGTAATTTGAAGCAAAAGGATTGGGTGGTGATGGCAGGGTCAACCTTTGCTGCTGTAACTGTGATGGGGGTCGCCTGTTACATGCAACATGCTGCCAGGAAACAATGA
- the LOC140988599 gene encoding probable galacturonosyltransferase 15 isoform X1, whose protein sequence is MSRNMKLYISTTGTKRVAAYSAAAEGAGVGGTRSEMKGKNSPSTAFDRRLYRRAAILTAVLLFGLVLPLLFIRTAFLVLESAAICSSSIGCMTLRIFGGSDAALLREELTRALLEATTSNDDYGGGIGIGTVERSNLIPLTFKDLVEDMASNKQDIKAFAFKTKAVIEKMEHMVKTAKWQESFYWHLAAHGVPNSMHCLSLKLTEEYAINAVARSRLPLPQYVYRLADASFQHVVLLTDNVLAASVVISSTIKTSVNPKNLVFHVITDKKTYTSMHAWFALNTIDSAVIEVKGLHQYEWSHEVNVGIKEVFEIHHQIVKYNLINLKEGFDDKEDCDHKLGVLSPSGVSLLNHLRIYLPELFPDLDKVVLLDDDIVAQHDLSSLWDLDLNDKVVGAVVDSWCGRDCCPGRKYKDYFNFTDPIILSNMDPDNCGWQYGMAIFDLKKWRKTNITAVYHQWLKLNLNSGFTLWHPGALPPALIAFKNHVHHIDSSWQLAGLGYRFPQVDKQMSEAAAVIHFSGPAKPWLEIASPEVRDLWTRHVNFSNECIRRCGIAG, encoded by the exons ATGTCTCGTAATATGAAGCTTTACATATCCACGACTGGAACTAAGAGAGTTGCGGCATACAGTGCCGCCGCAGAGGGAGCTGGCGTTGGAGGTACTCGGAGTGAGATGAAAGGGAAGAATTCGCCATCAACTGCGTTCGATCGCCGATTATACCGTCGGGCGGCGATTTTAACGGCGGTGCTGTTGTTTGGACTGGTGTTGCCTTTACTCTTCATTAGAACTGCTTTTCTAGTACTCGAATCCGCCGCTATTTGCTCCTCCTCCATCG GGTGTATGACATTAAGGATTTTTGGCGGGAGCGATGCTGCTCTG CTCAGAGAAGAGCTGACAAGGGCTCTCTTGGAGGCAACGACTAGTAATGATGATTATGGGGGTGGAATCGGAATTGGAACAGTGGAGAGATCAAATTTAATACCACTTACATTCAAGGATCTAGTCGAGGACATGGCGTCCAATAAACAAGATATTAAAGCATTCGCTTTCAAGACGAAGGCCGTG ATTGAGAAGATGGAACACATGGTTAAAACAGCAAAATGGCAGGAGTCTTTTTACTGGCATTTAGCTGCTCATGGAGTTCCCAACAGCATGCACTGCCTTTCTCTTAAGTTGACAGAAGAGTATGCGATAAATGCAGTGGCTCGTTCTCGTTTACCTTTGCCTCAATATGTTTACCGCCTCGCCGATGCTTCATTCCAACATGTTGTTCTTCTAACTGACAATGTCCTGGCTGCATCTGTTGTAATCTCCTCTACCATTAAAACTTCCGTCAATCCCAAAAACTTGGTATTTCATGTGATTACCGATAAGAAAACATACACTTCAATGCATGCATGGTTTGCATTGAACACAATAGATTCTGCTGTCATTGAAGTCAAGGGCTTGCATCAATACGAGTGGTCTCATGAAGTAAATGTCGGGATTAAGGAGGTGTTCGAAATTCATCACCAGATCGTGAAGTACAATTTGATAAATCTAAAGGAAGGCTTTGATGACAAAGAAGATTGTGATCACAAACTAGGTGTCCTAAGCCCCAGCGGCGTTTCACTTTTGAATCACCTCCGCATTTATCTCCCTGAG CTGTTCCCAGATCTCGACAAGGTTGTGCTATTGGATGATGATATTGTTGCACAACATGACTTATCATCTCTATGGGACTTGGACCTCAATGACAAGGTTGTAGGTGCAGTTGTAGATTCATGGTGCGGACGTGACTGCTGTCCAGGAAGAAAATACAAGGATTACTTCAATTTTACAGATCCTATCATACTATCTAACATGGATCCAGATAATTGTGGATGGCAATACGGGATGGCTATCTTTGACCTCAAAAAATGGAGGAAGACTAACATCACTGCAGTGTATCACCAATGGCTCAAACTT AACCTAAATTCTGGTTTTACACTATGGCATCCTGGAGCACTTCCTCCCGCCTTGATTGCATTCAAAAACCATGTGCATCACATTGATTCTTCATGGCAACTGGCTGGTCTGGGTTATCGCTTCCCCCAAGTTGATAAACAGATGTCAGAAGCGGCAGCAGTTATACACTTTAGCGGGCCTGCAAAGCCATGGCTCGAAATTGCGTCCCCTGAGGTAAGAGACCTTTGGACCAGGCATGTAAATTTTTCAAACGAATGTATAAGAAGATGTGGAATAGCAGGCTAA